Proteins encoded by one window of Ascochyta rabiei chromosome 1, complete sequence:
- a CDS encoding Calcium channel yvc1, with protein sequence MVKWSQLWNSNGSDRRHRMSDEASALLPTRREHLPPPPIDAKEVTKICLRLKHQIEQVIPYEIEEDKVTKANSPIITQAVLDTANKAGGEDKTACVVYCLLIVNKWFKKQAAAELWDADLHDVRAVAAEMMAKRIIEAEEDMDYLFEEILLKRYATLVDGEPTEPANAVEKAVDLHAVTVIGSSGYQKCIAYLWRGWIVQDDEDPTRFVQYDNKTNTNLWAHLDPDRMRVPRYQNWVQIAVSLIYLGLFTGAVNTINPDADLDVVEGLLYIFTLGFICDEVNKFWKVGRFYISFWNMFNSTLYALLTVSLVFRVIAMSHDHDHENEKGDARGRFNELGYNFLAFTAPMFWMRLLLYLDTFRFFGAMLVVLKVMFRESLIFFLLLFVVLVGFLQAFMGLDIADDQVMDDIGFVMQAMLNAIMQSPEFEGFDNFAPPFGLILYYIFTFVVMVILLNILIALYNSAYEDITENAIDEYMALFSQKTMQFVRAPDENVFIAPFNLIEMLFLILPFEWWMDEKRYDHLNDIVMAVLYSPLLIVTAFLEQKEARVVKSNRKRGEADEDVTHEWEQVLHECDFEADGWDKKVQSTKPNVEFDTAVLEIKKLQDEVSEMKQLLLKMSEKSWGSDTLGGSKFDKLGQSSGSVRDE encoded by the exons ATGGTGAAGTGGTCTCAGCTGTGGAACTCCAACGGGTCAGATAGGCGCCACAGGATGTCGGACGAGGCCAGTGCGC TCCTCCCCACGCGCCGCGAGCACCTCCCCCCACCGCCCATCGATGCCAAAGAAGTCACCAAGATCTGCCTTCGCCTGAAACACCAGATCGAGCAGGTCATCCCCTACGAGATCGAGGAGGACAAGGTCACCAAGGCGAACAGCCCCATCATCACACAAGCCGTGCTGGACACGGCGAACAAAGCAGGCGGCGAGGACAAGACGGCATGCGTTGTTTACTGTCTCCTGATCGTCAACAAGTGGTTCAAG AAACAAGCGGCGGCTGAGCTCTGGGATGCCGACTTGCACGATGTGCGCGCCGTCGCGGCCGAAATGATGGCGAAGCGCATCATAGAAGCCGAGGAGGACATGGACTACCTGTTCGAAGAAATCCTGCTCAAACGCTACGCTACCCTCGTGGATGGCGAGCCCACTGAACCCGCCAATGCCGTCGAGAAGGCCGTCGATCTGCACGCCGTGACGGTCATTGGGTCTTCTGGCTACCAGAAGTGCATCGCCTACCTCTGGCGCGGCTGGATCGTGCAAGACGACGAAGATCCAACCCGCTTTGTCCAGTACGACAACAAAACGAACACGAACCTCTGGGCCCATTTGGACCCGGATCGTATGCGCGTCCCACGGTACCAAAACTGGGTGCAAATCGCCGTCTCTCTCATCTACCTGGGCTTGTTCACCGGCGCCGTCAACACAATCAACCCTGACGCTGACCTGGATGTTGTCGAAGGCCTGCTCTACATCTTCACTCTAGGCTTCATCTGCGATGAGGTCAACAAGTTCTGGAAAGTCGGCCGCTTCTACATCTCCTTCTGGAACATGTTCAACAGCACTCTGTACGCCCTGCTTACCGTGTCTCTTGTCTTCCGTGTGATAGCAATGAGCCatgaccacgaccacgagaACGAAAAAGGCGACGCGCGCGGAAGGTTCAACGAGCTTGGCTACAACTTCCTCGCTTTCACTGCGCCCATGTTCTGGATGCGTCTGCTGCTCTACCTCGACACGTTCCGCTTCTTCGGCGCCATGCTAGTCGTGCTCAAAGTCATGTTCCGCGAATCACTGATCTTCTTCCTACTGCTTTTCGTCGTTCTGGTCGGTTTCTTGCAGGCCTTCATGGGTCTTGACATCGCAGACGATCAAGTAATGGACGACATTGGCTTCGTCATGCAAGCCATGCTGAACGCCATCATGCAGTCCCCTGAGTTCGAGGGTTTCGACAACTTTGCC CCGCCGTTTGGTCTCATCCTCTACTACATCTTTACCTTTGTCGTCATGGTCATCTTGCTCAACATTCTCATCGCACTCTACAACTCGGCCTACGAAGACATCACCGAAAACGCAATCGATGAATACATGGCCCTCTTCTCGCAGAAGACGATGCAGTTCGTCCGCGCCCCAGACGAAAACGTCTTCATCGCGCCCTTCAACCTGATCGAAATGCTGTTCCTCATTCTCCCCTTTGAGTGGTGGATGGACGAGAAGCGATACGACCACCTCAACGACATCGTCATGGCGGTGCTCTACTCCCCGCTGCTCATAGTGACGGCCTTCTTGGAGCAGAAGGAAGCGAGAGTCGTCAAGTCCAACCGCAAGCGAGGCGAGGCCGACGAAGACGTGACGCACGAGTGGGAGCAGGTGCTGCACGAATGCGACTTCGAGGCCGACGGATGGGACAAGAAGGTCCAGAGCACCAAGCCAAACGTCGAGTTCGACACCGCCGTGCTCGAGATCAAGAAGCTGCAGGACGAGGTCTCGGAGATGAAGCAGCTGCTCCTGAAGATGAGCGAGAAGAGCTGGGGCAGCGATACCCTCGGTGGCAGCAAATTCGATAAGCTGGGCCAGAGCAGTGGAAGCGTGAGGGATGAGTAA
- a CDS encoding eukaryotic translation initiation factor 2 subunit alpha, translating to MSLTNCRFYEEKYPEVESFVMVNVKQIAEMGAYVKLLEYDNIDGMILLSELSRRRIRSIQKLIRVGRNEVVVVLRVDKDKGYIDLSKRRVSPEDIVKCEERYNKSKMVHSIMRHVAEKTQVPIEDIYQTIGWPLNKKYGHSIDAFKLSITNPEVWNDVTFPNDVVKEELQSYIGKRLTPQPTKVRSDIEVTCFGYEGIDAVKEALRTAEAKNTPDNQVKVKLVSPPLYVLTSQCLDKTVGISTLEQAIEDIKASITKAGGDCQVKMAPRAVTENDDAELAALMEKRERENQQVSGDEDESSSDEGEVGAAAAEA from the exons ATGTCTCTCACAAATTGCCGGTTCTACGAGGAGAAGTACCCGGAGGTGGAGAGCTTCGTCATGGTGAACGTCAAGCAGATCGCAGAGATGGGCGCATACGTCAAGCTGCTCGAGTATG ACAACATCGACGGCATGATCCTGCTCTCCGAACTGTCGCGCAGACGTATTCGATCCATCCAGAAGCTCATCCGTGTTGGCCGCAACGAGGTCGTCGTCGTGCTGCGTGTCGACAAGGACAAGGGCTACATTGACTTGTCCAAGCGCCGTGTGTCGCCCGAGGACATCGTCAAGTGCGAGGAGCGCTACAACAAGTCGAAGATGGTGCACAGCATCATGCGCCACGTCGCCGAGAAGACACAGGTGCCCATCGAGGACATCTACCAGACAATCGGCTGGCCGCTGAACAAGAAGTACGGCCACTCCATCGACGCCTTCAAGCTCAGCATCACCAACCCGGAGGTGTGGAACGACGTCACCTTCCCCAACGACGTCGTCAAGGAAGAGCTGCAGAGCTACATTGGCAAGAGGCTGACACCCCAGCCCACCAAGGTGCGCTCGGACATTGAGG TCACCTGCTTCGGCTATGAGGGCATCGACGCCGTCAAGGAGGCTCTGCGCACTGCTGAGGCCAAGAACACACCCGACAACCAGGTCAAGGTCAAGCTCGTATCGCCTCCCCTCTACG TCCTCACCTCCCAGTGCCTCGACAAGACCGTTGGTATCTCCACTTTGGAGCAGGCGATCGAAGACATCAAGGCCAGCATTACAAAAGCTGGCGGCGACTGCCAGGTCAAGATGGCTCCCCGTGCCGTCACCGAGAACGATGACGCCGAGCTGGCTGCGCTCATGGAGAAGCGCGAGCGCGAGAACCAGCAGGTCAGCGGTGACGAGGATGAGAGCTCGAGCGATGAGGGCGAGGTCGGCGCGGCGGCTGCAGAGGCCTAG